The sequence TATCTGGTTTAATACATCATCACAATAAGCATCATTTTCTATGAGTTTTTTGATACCTCTGATTTGACCCTCTATCCTATTTAACCTTGTAATAAAAACTTTTTTTTCTTTTTCATACGAAACCTGACCTTCTTCATCACAAATTTCACAAGAATTTTTAATTTTAGCTTCCATATTGACCTCCTGTTGAAATACTCTCTATACCTATTATATATAATAAAAAATGAAAAGTCAAAACTCTTATATTTATTGACAAAGTTCAATTTAAAAGACATACTGTATAAAAACTATAGGGGGGTATTCTATAAAAGATAGGTGTGTTTGATGGTGATGAAAACTTTAAGGTAACAAAAAAAGAGGTTTACACCTCTTTTTAATCATCATCGTTAGATCCTATTTCATTGGGTATAAGAGTTGCAATTATAGTTCCAAATCTCATCTTCCCTAACTTATACAGATTCAGGTGGATTTTTGGGATCATGTCTGCTCATAAGAAATATTGCTTTAGTCGGACAGGCATTCATACATGCTCCATCGCCGATACAGTTTTCTGGACGCACTACTTTTGCGATGCCATCCACAATTTCCAATACATTTGGTCCCAATTTTTTGCATAGAGCAACACAATTTGAGCACCCTAAACAACGGATCGGATTTATCTCCGGAAGATTACCCTTTACAAATTCTCTACCGAATGCTTCTGCAACCTCAACCTCAATTTTTTTATTTGCCATAATTCCTCCCTGTTTAATTTTTATAAAGTCATTTATAAATCCATACTTATTTCATAAATTTAGAAACGAATGGTGAGGTTTCACCTCTTCTTAAAAAATGTCCAGAAGGACCTTCCCCCAAAAATTCCGCAAACCAAGACTCGTGTTCAATTTCCTCATTGAGGATAGCTAATGCCAGATCATAGGTACGGTGATCCTTTCCGGCAGTCATGTTGCAGATTTCGGTATAACCACGAACAGCACATCTTTCTGCGTTTAATAAAACTTTTAATATTTCTTCAACATTGCTGGGATCCTTTGGTAAATTAGCCGGAGGACATGCTGACATATCATGAAAAACTTTCATATCATCAGGTAATTTTCCCCCGAGCTCATAAATTCTCGGAATCAAAGCTTCAAAATGATTT comes from Psychrilyobacter piezotolerans and encodes:
- a CDS encoding metal-sensitive transcriptional regulator codes for the protein MEAKIKNSCEICDEEGQVSYEKEKKVFITRLNRIEGQIRGIKKLIENDAYCDDVLNQISSAKSALNGVGKVLLEKHMESCVAKKLKKDDPEIIQEFIKTVGRLLK
- a CDS encoding ATP-binding protein — its product is MANKKIEVEVAEAFGREFVKGNLPEINPIRCLGCSNCVALCKKLGPNVLEIVDGIAKVVRPENCIGDGACMNACPTKAIFLMSRHDPKNPPESV
- the dps gene encoding DNA protection during starvation protein, with product MAKVARKMVEDAGVDVEKLLDLLIKNAAAELTTFYYYTILRCNLIGLKGEGIKEIAETARIEDRNHFEALIPRIYELGGKLPDDMKVFHDMSACPPANLPKDPSNVEEILKVLLNAERCAVRGYTEICNMTAGKDHRTYDLALAILNEEIEHESWFAEFLGEGPSGHFLRRGETSPFVSKFMK